The Ziziphus jujuba cultivar Dongzao chromosome 7, ASM3175591v1 genome includes a region encoding these proteins:
- the LOC107423938 gene encoding probable caffeoyl-CoA O-methyltransferase At4g26220 yields the protein MDDKLKKVFNFPSKGLLQSKELYEYMLETSVYPREPEPLKELRELTANHPNAQMATAPDAGQLMSMLLNLVNAKKTIEVGVFTGYSLLLTALSIPEDGKIVAIDINRETYEIGLPIIKKAGVEHKIDFIESLALPILDQLLEDPHHGAGSFDFAFVDADKVNYWNYHERLIKLLKVGGIVVYDNTLWGGTVAMPDELAPEEMKQSRQLTIELNKLLAADSRVQISHAPLGDGITICRRIY from the exons ATGGACGACAAGCTGAAGAAAGTGTTCAATTTTCCTTCCAAAGGACTACTACAAAGCAAAGAATTATATGAG TATATGTTGGAGACTAGTGTATATCCGCGTGAACCAGAGCCTCTCAAGGAATTAAGGGAGCTCACCGCCAATCATCCCAA CGCCCAAATGGCTACTGCACCAGATGCAGGTCAGTTAATGAGCATGCTCTTGAATCTAGTTAATGCAAAGAAGACAATTGAAGTTGGAGTATTCACAGGATACTCTCTTCTCCTCACTGCACTTTCAATTCCCGAAGATGGCAAG ATTGTTGCCATAGACATAAACCGTGAGACATATGAGATTGGGTTGCCAATTATTAAAAAAGCAGGTGTTGAGCACAAAATCGACTTTATTGAATCTCTGGCCCTACCAATTCTTGATCAACTACTCGAAGAT CCTCATCATGGAGCTGGGAGCTTCGATTTTGCTTTCGTTGATGCAGACAAAGTTAATTATTGGAATTACCATGAGAGGCTCATCAAACTGTTGAAGGTGGGAGGTATAGTTGTCTATGATAACACACTGTGGGGAGGAACAGTGGCAATGCCTGATGAGTTGGCTCCAGAGGAAATGAAACAGAGCAGACAGCTAACTATCGAGCTCAACAAGTTACTGGCAGCTGATTCTCGTGTCCAGATCTCACATGCGCCATTAGGAGATGGAATCACGATTTGCAGGCGTATCTACTGA